The nucleotide sequence CAGGCGGCTGCGTTTTTTTGCAGGTCCGACTCTACTTCCAGGCAGGCTTTTTTAAATAGTTTCAGTTCCCTTTTTGCGTCGTTTTTCCCGGCGGCGAAGCGTTGCGGCAGCGTAGCAGTTTTTTGCCAAAGCACTGCCCGGCCGCGGCCGATCCCGGGCGCGATCGTCAAGCCCGGCCAGATGCGGGTGGCGCCATCATGGAAAACCGGCGGCAGCCAGTCCGCCCCCCTGCCGGCGGGGGCGGATGCCGGCTGCGGCATGTCGTCGTCGGCAAGGGGCAATTCCCGGCTCAGGAAAATGCGCAAGGCCCGAGCGGCTTCATCTTGCTGCGGGCCGCTGATCTCCAGGAGGCATGGATCGTTGTTCAGCGTATTGCTGGCCACCAGCTCCAGGATGCTCCGGGCGTCGGCCCGGTTTCGGTTGCGGTTGTTGCGCAAAAGGATGGTGGCAGTAAAGCGCAGGCATATCTCCTGCAGCTGGCTGGCTGGTCTGGCATGCAGGCCATTGGCCAGCGGAAATGTGAAAGGGATCTCTATCACGGCAGTCTTGAAATTTTCATTTCGCAACCGGGTTGAATAGTGCGGCGGGGTTCTTGATCGCTTCCTGCACTCCGACCTCGATAATTTTCAGGTTTTCAAAACGTTCGCGCTTCTGCACTGCAATATCGACGGCAAAAATAACAAGATCGGCTTCATCAATATCTTCCATACTCAGTTCGTTTTCTATGCCCATGGCTCCCTGGGTCTCCACCTTGACGCTATGGCCGAGCTTGCGACCGGTTTTTTCCAGCTGCTCGGCCGCCATGTAGGTGTGGGCGATGCCGGTCGGGCAGGCGGTGACGGCCACGATTTTCATCTTCTCCTCCTAGGTACGGGAAGCGGTGAACTTCTTGACGGCGTTGATCAGCAGCGCCACGGCCAGGGAACCGGCCGCGATGGCCAGGACGTAGGCCAGGCGGTTGTCGACGACCGGGATGACGATCGGCCCGCCGTGCGGGGCGTGGTCGCCCACGCCGCCGAGCATGGCGATCACCGCGGCGATCATCGAGCCGAACATGATGACGGGGATGACGCGCAGCGGATCGGAGGCGGCGAAGGGAATCGCCCCCTCGGTGATGCCGATCATGCCCATGGCCAGGCTGGCGTAGCCGGCCTCGCGTTCCTGCTGGGTCCAGGATTTGCGCGCCAG is from Candidatus Aminicenantes bacterium and encodes:
- a CDS encoding PTS fructose transporter subunit IIB produces the protein MKIVAVTACPTGIAHTYMAAEQLEKTGRKLGHSVKVETQGAMGIENELSMEDIDEADLVIFAVDIAVQKRERFENLKIIEVGVQEAIKNPAALFNPVAK